One genomic region from Nostoc sphaeroides encodes:
- a CDS encoding Uma2 family endonuclease translates to MVNLSLKQRIPHLENGDRLTRYEFERRYQAMPRHQKAELIEGVVYLASPLRFESHAEPHGHLIGWLWTYQIATPGVRLGIEPTVRLDRDNEPQPDGVLLITPAANGQSRFSNDDYIEGVPELVIEIAASSVAIDLHDKKKVYGRNGVKEYIVWQIFENKLDWFNLQQGEYVSLEVEADGIIKSQVFPGLWLSMSNLLAGNMQQVLAVLQLGLNSPEHQIFVQQLSTEGSS, encoded by the coding sequence ATGGTCAACCTATCACTCAAGCAACGAATTCCTCATTTAGAAAATGGCGATCGCCTCACTCGTTACGAATTTGAGCGCCGCTATCAAGCAATGCCCCGTCATCAAAAAGCAGAATTAATTGAAGGAGTTGTATACTTGGCATCCCCATTACGCTTTGAAAGTCATGCTGAACCACATGGCCATCTAATAGGTTGGTTGTGGACTTACCAAATTGCCACTCCTGGTGTGAGATTGGGAATTGAGCCAACAGTCCGCTTAGATCGAGACAATGAACCGCAACCAGATGGAGTACTATTAATCACACCAGCAGCTAACGGACAATCTCGTTTCAGCAATGATGATTATATAGAAGGTGTGCCAGAACTCGTAATAGAGATAGCAGCTAGCAGTGTTGCTATTGATTTACATGACAAGAAAAAAGTCTATGGTCGTAATGGCGTAAAAGAATACATTGTTTGGCAAATATTTGAAAACAAATTAGATTGGTTTAACCTACAACAAGGAGAATATGTCTCTTTAGAAGTAGAGGCAGATGGAATTATCAAAAGTCAAGTATTTCCTGGTTTGTGGTTATCAATGTCAAATTTGCTTGCTGGCAATATGCAGCAAGTATTGGCTGTGTTGCAGTTGGGATTAAATTCGCCAGAACATCAAATATTTGTGCAGCAGTTGTCTACAGAAGGAAGTTCGTAA
- a CDS encoding Uma2 family endonuclease, translating into MTALTLNLNSILKLTREQFYQLCEENPDLQLERNSQGELVIMPPTGGETGRSNVNLILQLASWNEQKQLGEVFDSSTGFTLPSGADRSPDVSWVEKSRWDNLTKEQREKFIPLCPDFTIEIMSPSDTLKKVQGKMHEYMSNGCRLGWLINRKKQEVEIYRLGQDVEILKSPQTLSGETFLPSFVLNMKKIWG; encoded by the coding sequence ATGACAGCACTGACATTAAACCTTAATTCGATTCTTAAACTGACAAGAGAGCAGTTTTATCAGTTGTGTGAAGAAAACCCCGATTTACAATTAGAACGCAATTCTCAAGGAGAATTAGTCATAATGCCACCAACGGGAGGAGAAACTGGAAGAAGTAACGTTAATTTAATTCTGCAATTGGCATCATGGAATGAACAAAAGCAGCTAGGCGAAGTTTTTGATTCTTCCACTGGATTTACTTTACCTTCAGGGGCTGACCGTTCTCCTGATGTTTCTTGGGTTGAAAAATCTCGTTGGGATAATTTGACTAAAGAACAAAGAGAAAAATTTATTCCTTTATGTCCTGACTTTACAATTGAAATAATGTCACCATCTGACACTTTAAAAAAAGTTCAAGGAAAAATGCATGAGTATATGTCAAATGGATGTCGTTTGGGTTGGCTGATAAATCGAAAAAAACAGGAAGTTGAAATTTATCGTCTAGGACAAGATGTGGAAATTTTAAAATCACCTCAAACACTTTCTGGAGAAACTTTTTTACCTAGTTTTGTACTCAATATGAAAAAAATTTGGGGATAA